The Nitrospiria bacterium genomic sequence TTCGGGTAGATGCCTTGGGAGCTTTTTTGGTTCTGGTCATTTCCATCATCACATTCACCGCCTCCATCTACTCCCATGGTTACATCCGGTCCGAACTGGGGAATGGGGATTTGGGAATCAGGAGAATGAGGCGTTATTATTTCTTACTCCACACTTTTATTTTCACGATTTTGTTGGTAGCCGTCAGCAACAACCTGGGAATTCTTTGGATTGCCATCGAGGCCACGACCCTGGCTTCTGCGGGGTTAGTCGGCCTTCGGTCCGAGCGGGAACCCCTCGAGGCCGCATGGAAATATATGATCATCTGCAGTGTCGGAATAGCCATTGGATTATTCGGAACAGTTCTCACCTATTATTCATCGGTCAACATTCTGGGGGAGTCGAGCGATGCCTTGAATTGGTCTACGCTGGCATCCATTTCTCACCAGTTGGATCCCAAAGTGATGAAGCTCGCTTTCCTCTTTATTGTCATCGGTTACGGAACAAAGGTGGGTTTGGCCCCTATGCACACATGGCTTCCGGATGCTCACAGCCAAGCACCTTCCCCGATTAGCGGATTGCTCTCAGGTGTACTCCTCTCCTGCGCCATGTACGGCATTTTAAGATTTTATATCATCACCAAAGGTGCCCTTGGACCGGCCTATCCTTCATCCCTTCTCCTCATGTTCGGTTTGGCTTCTTTAATCATGGCTGCATTTTTCCTTATCATTCAAAAAGATTTTAAAAGGATGTTAGCCTATTCCAGCGTGGAACATATGGGAATCATTGCGGTTGGCCTCTCTTTCTCAGTACCCTTGGGAACCTATGGGGCCATGTTGCATCTTTTTAACAATGCCATGGCAAAATCCATGATGTTTTTTGCTGCGGGGAACATTGTACTTCGTTACGGAACAAAGGAAATTGAAAAGGTTAAAGGGCTGGGCCGTCTCATGCCAGTAACGGGAACTGTTTTTTTATTAGGTGCTTTGGCAATGACAGGATCTCCCCCTTTCAGTTTATTTATTTCTGAGTTGACCATTCTGGCAGCAGGATTTTCCTCAGGAAAAATGATTTCCTCCCTGGTTCTTCTTTTTTGCGTGGTTCTGATTTTTGCCTCTATCCTTTATTATGTTAACGCCATGACCTTTGGAGTCCCTCCATCGGGCATTCAAAAGGGGGAATTGAGCCGATGGTCAACCCTGGCCATGTTGATGAATATGGCCTTCGTAATGATTTTGGGCTTTTATATACCCAAACCCTTAAATACACTGATTAACCAGGTCGTTCAGATCATTTCCGGGAGTTAAACATGAAAAATCCCAATTCCATCGAGGCTCTTCAAAAAACATTTCCCCATGAGATCCATTCCATGGAAATAAAAAACAACAATGAGATCTATTTAAAAATCGAAAAAAATGCCATTCCGGCAATGGCCAAATTTTTACATGATGACTCCTCCTGTCCCCTGATCAATATCATTGGAACCGATGAAAGAGTCCGGGACGGGATGTTCAAACTATATTTTGTCTTTTCGGATGATCGAAGGGACCTTTTTATCATTTTCCAAGTTGACCTTGAAAAAAATCACCCCGAATATCCTTCTATTACCCCCTTCATTCATGCAGCCAGTTGGTACGAAAGGGAAAACCAAGACCTTCTCGGAATTAAACCACTGGGACATCCCTATCCATTTCCCCTGGTTTTACATGCCCCAGGTCCAGATGGTTATTTCCCCTTGCGAAAAAATTTTGACTTCAAAGAATTTCCAATAAAAAGAAAAGAACATTGGAACCCTCCCCCGGTTTCAGGAGAAGGGGTTTTTGAAATTCCCGTGGGTCCGGTTCACGCGGGAATTATTGAACCTGGTCATTTCCGGTTCAGTGTCGTTGGGGACACCATTTTAAACCTTGCCGCCCGTTTGTTTTACAAACATCGCGGAATTGAAAAAAGGACGGAGGGAAAAACTTTTTTAGAAGCCCTCTTTTTGGTTGAACGGATTTCGGGGGTGGGCTCGTTTAGTCATTCCGCCGCTTATTGTCAAGCGCTGGAACGTCTTGCAGGAATCTCCGTCCCCTTACGGGCCGCATACTTGCGGACACTGTTTCTAGAACTGGAACGTCTTTATAACCACATTGGGGATGTGGGGAATCTGTGTGCCGGAACAGGTCTTATTGTTGGGAACGCCCAAGGAGCGATCCTCAAGGAACGTTTAATGCGGTTGAACATGAGCCTTACAGGTCATCGGTACCTTTTCGGAATCAATAAACCGGGAGGACTGAGAAAGGATATTTCCTCAAACCAGATCCGGGAGGTTTTAAAGACATTGGAAGTGGTGGAAAAGGAATTTTCAAACCTGTTGGGGTTAATATTGGCATCCAGTTCAAACCTGGACCGTTTGGAGGGAACGGGGATTTTAACCAAGGAAACGGCAAAAGACCATTCCGTGGTAGGGCCCGCTGGACGGGCTTCGGGAATTGACCGGGATTGTAGAAGGGACCACCCCCATGCCGCTTACAACAAAATCACTTTTTCGGTGCCCGTTTATCACTATGGGGATGTTTTAGCAAGAATGAAAGTCCGCGTGGAGGAGGTTCAACAATCCTTTCAGATGATTCGGCAGGTCCTACAAAACCTTCCCCCGGGGGAGATTGAAGGTGATCTTCCACCCATTTCCCCTTATCAAACCGGGCTTGGATTTTCCGAGTCACCCCGAGGAGAAATAATTCACTGGATCATGACAGGCCCCGATCAAACCATATTTCGCTTCAAGATCCGTTCTCCCTCCTTTTGTAATTGGCATGTGGTTCCCGAGACCGTGCCCGGAAATATCGTTCCTGATTTTCCATTAATCAATAAAAGTTTTGAGCTCTCCTACGCTGGCTGTGATCGTTAATAGATATCCCGCCAGCGAGCGGAAGCGAGCGAGAGGGGGAGGCCCGCCTGCCGGACGAGCAGGCTTCGTCCGGACCTCGGCGTGAGCTCGGTCGAACGCTTTGCCGGTGGAGGGGGCGACCTGCCGGCAGGCAGACGCGAGCCCCTAAAATAGAAAGGATTCTTCACGATGCTCAAATTTATAAAACAATCCATAAAAACGGGAATGGTAACCCAATCCCTTCCTGAGTTGAGGGAGGGTTTTTCAAAATTTAAGGGACTTCCCCTCATGGAACAGGTAATGTGGAATCCCGAGGTTTTTGAAAATTCGGTCAACCTTTGTCCTTCCGATGCTATGACATTTGATGACGGAAAAGAAGGGGAGCCTTCCAGGTTCCGGCTGTTAATGGGCCGTTGTATTTCATGCGGTCTGTGTGAAGAAGCTTTTCCAGAATTATTCCGATTGAGTGAAAGGCAGGACCTTTCGGTCCGTGACCCGAACGATTTA encodes the following:
- a CDS encoding hydrogenase 4 subunit F, translated to MILTLLLFSLFITVLCGIFRSQQKLEAVNFLGAGGILFLGLNLVGEVYQNHEISALKGLLRVDALGAFLVLVISIITFTASIYSHGYIRSELGNGDLGIRRMRRYYFLLHTFIFTILLVAVSNNLGILWIAIEATTLASAGLVGLRSEREPLEAAWKYMIICSVGIAIGLFGTVLTYYSSVNILGESSDALNWSTLASISHQLDPKVMKLAFLFIVIGYGTKVGLAPMHTWLPDAHSQAPSPISGLLSGVLLSCAMYGILRFYIITKGALGPAYPSSLLLMFGLASLIMAAFFLIIQKDFKRMLAYSSVEHMGIIAVGLSFSVPLGTYGAMLHLFNNAMAKSMMFFAAGNIVLRYGTKEIEKVKGLGRLMPVTGTVFLLGALAMTGSPPFSLFISELTILAAGFSSGKMISSLVLLFCVVLIFASILYYVNAMTFGVPPSGIQKGELSRWSTLAMLMNMAFVMILGFYIPKPLNTLINQVVQIISGS
- a CDS encoding NADH-quinone oxidoreductase subunit C; this encodes MKNPNSIEALQKTFPHEIHSMEIKNNNEIYLKIEKNAIPAMAKFLHDDSSCPLINIIGTDERVRDGMFKLYFVFSDDRRDLFIIFQVDLEKNHPEYPSITPFIHAASWYERENQDLLGIKPLGHPYPFPLVLHAPGPDGYFPLRKNFDFKEFPIKRKEHWNPPPVSGEGVFEIPVGPVHAGIIEPGHFRFSVVGDTILNLAARLFYKHRGIEKRTEGKTFLEALFLVERISGVGSFSHSAAYCQALERLAGISVPLRAAYLRTLFLELERLYNHIGDVGNLCAGTGLIVGNAQGAILKERLMRLNMSLTGHRYLFGINKPGGLRKDISSNQIREVLKTLEVVEKEFSNLLGLILASSSNLDRLEGTGILTKETAKDHSVVGPAGRASGIDRDCRRDHPHAAYNKITFSVPVYHYGDVLARMKVRVEEVQQSFQMIRQVLQNLPPGEIEGDLPPISPYQTGLGFSESPRGEIIHWIMTGPDQTIFRFKIRSPSFCNWHVVPETVPGNIVPDFPLINKSFELSYAGCDR